A DNA window from Burkholderia sp. HI2500 contains the following coding sequences:
- a CDS encoding ABC transporter substrate-binding protein, with amino-acid sequence MMDAGRRHALGALAALGAACCGAFAASSGAVAAPLDAHREQGARAPGAVSLAGNPVVSQASTTMPVRPQRVVALDFMFAESVIALDLVPVGMADTAFYPGWLGYQSDRLANVTDIGSRQEPGLEAIAAVKPDLIIGVGFRHAPIFDALDRIAPTILFQFSPNVSDGGVPVTQLDWMRQIFRTIGAVTGRDARAQAVDAQLDAGIARNAARLAAAGRKGERVALLQDLGLPDRYWAYTGNSTSAGLARALGLDPWPKKPTREGTLYVTSADLLRQRELAVLFVTASGMDVPLSAKLDSPVWRFVPAMKEHRIALIERNIWGFGGPMSALKLADVMTDTMLKLPAVR; translated from the coding sequence GTGATGGACGCCGGCCGCCGGCACGCGCTCGGCGCACTCGCGGCGCTCGGCGCCGCGTGCTGCGGTGCGTTTGCCGCATCGTCCGGCGCGGTTGCCGCGCCCCTCGATGCCCATCGCGAGCAGGGCGCGCGTGCGCCGGGGGCGGTGTCGCTGGCCGGTAACCCCGTCGTGTCGCAGGCGAGCACGACGATGCCGGTGCGGCCGCAGCGCGTGGTCGCGCTCGACTTCATGTTCGCGGAAAGCGTGATCGCGCTCGACCTCGTGCCGGTCGGGATGGCCGATACCGCGTTCTATCCGGGCTGGCTCGGATACCAAAGCGACCGGCTCGCGAACGTGACCGACATCGGGTCGCGCCAGGAGCCGGGCCTCGAAGCAATTGCGGCGGTCAAGCCCGACCTGATCATCGGCGTCGGTTTCCGGCATGCGCCGATTTTCGACGCGCTGGACCGGATCGCACCGACGATCCTGTTCCAGTTCAGCCCGAATGTGTCCGATGGCGGCGTGCCGGTCACGCAGCTCGACTGGATGCGGCAGATCTTCCGGACGATCGGTGCGGTGACAGGGCGCGACGCGCGCGCGCAGGCGGTCGATGCGCAGCTCGATGCGGGCATCGCACGCAATGCGGCGCGGCTCGCGGCCGCGGGCCGCAAGGGCGAGCGCGTCGCGCTGCTGCAGGATCTCGGCTTGCCCGACCGCTACTGGGCCTATACCGGCAACAGCACGTCAGCGGGGCTCGCGCGGGCGCTCGGGCTCGATCCGTGGCCGAAGAAGCCGACGCGGGAAGGCACGCTGTACGTGACGTCGGCCGATTTACTCAGGCAGCGCGAGCTGGCCGTGCTGTTCGTGACCGCGTCGGGGATGGACGTGCCGCTATCCGCGAAACTCGATTCGCCGGTGTGGCGCTTCGTTCCCGCGATGAAGGAACACCGGATCGCGCTCATCGAACGCAATATCTGGGGGTTTGGCGGCCCGATGTCGGCGCTGAAGCTGGCCGACGTGATGACCGACACGATGCTGAAGCTGCCGGCCGTGCGTTGA
- the fhuB gene encoding Fe(3+)-hydroxamate ABC transporter permease FhuB has protein sequence MTTFAMRKRLAAAGKGTASGRAGAIAFGLVTLIALLAVLRVAPDLRVWWSAVPGSDAAALAHVFLFDLNLPRVAAALVAGGCLGIAGALFQSLTRNPLASPDLLGVTGGAQLGLLAAMLVPALAGVASVPLLFVCGLAAAGGAIVAAGGWRATPLRLVLAGSVCMLLFAALSTLVLAFFEQNIAGAALWTNGSLYQPGATGLALAARWLVVPLVALPFVIRPLNPLTLGDDAAAAAGVRVDATRLAATIVAVAFTSVAVSIAGPLSYVGLVAPNLLRQVRGARAARLGVLVPLSALAGGALVLVTDSTVLASGLDATLSTGVAIALVGTPLMLAMIRRGAAWSGVLHADAERASGSGSTRLVGWLERLGWPLRTALFVAAGVLIVFVGVSAGPEWLSIARWSAALSGHDALARMLIDLRMPRLLCALLAGALLAVSGVAMQSVVRNPLAGPEVLGVTQGAGLVTLFALSTWPLMGHVTLAAAALIGGGLSLAVTLALNHRHRYAPLAVALTGIVIGALWTTLAQWLITQESVQPARFVVWLVGGTYGRSWGEVSMLLPWCVLAVPVFAWLAKPLDMLALGDDQAAALGLPVAALRPLALTIATLAACAAVAAVGPVGFIGLMAPHVATMLGARRHRTRLWLAAACGALILGAADLAARTVVAPREVPAGVLTALIGAPYLLGLLILEGRRARRAGR, from the coding sequence ATGACGACGTTCGCGATGCGCAAGCGCCTCGCGGCGGCGGGGAAGGGCACGGCGTCGGGCCGGGCCGGCGCGATCGCGTTCGGCCTCGTCACGTTGATCGCGCTGCTCGCGGTGCTGCGCGTCGCGCCCGATCTGCGCGTGTGGTGGAGCGCCGTGCCCGGCAGCGATGCCGCCGCGCTCGCGCACGTGTTCCTGTTCGACCTCAACCTGCCGCGCGTCGCGGCCGCGCTCGTCGCGGGCGGCTGCCTCGGCATCGCGGGCGCGCTGTTCCAGTCGCTCACGCGCAATCCGCTCGCGTCGCCCGACCTGCTCGGCGTGACGGGCGGCGCCCAGCTCGGCCTGCTCGCGGCGATGCTCGTGCCGGCGCTGGCGGGTGTCGCATCGGTGCCGCTGCTGTTCGTCTGCGGGCTGGCCGCGGCCGGCGGCGCGATCGTCGCGGCCGGCGGCTGGCGCGCGACGCCGTTGCGCCTCGTGCTCGCCGGCAGCGTGTGCATGCTGCTGTTCGCGGCGCTGTCGACGCTCGTGCTCGCGTTCTTCGAGCAGAACATCGCGGGCGCCGCGCTGTGGACCAACGGCAGCCTCTACCAGCCGGGCGCGACGGGCCTCGCGCTCGCCGCGCGCTGGCTCGTCGTGCCGCTCGTCGCGTTGCCGTTCGTGATCCGGCCGCTGAATCCGCTCACGCTCGGCGACGATGCGGCGGCGGCGGCCGGCGTGCGCGTCGACGCGACGCGGCTCGCCGCGACGATCGTCGCGGTCGCGTTCACGAGCGTGGCGGTCAGTATCGCGGGCCCGCTGTCGTATGTCGGCCTCGTCGCGCCGAACCTGCTGCGCCAGGTGCGCGGCGCGCGCGCCGCGCGGCTCGGCGTGCTGGTGCCGCTGTCGGCGCTCGCGGGCGGTGCGCTCGTGCTCGTCACCGACAGTACAGTGCTCGCGTCGGGTCTCGACGCGACGCTGTCGACCGGCGTCGCGATCGCGCTGGTCGGCACACCGCTGATGCTCGCGATGATCCGGCGCGGTGCCGCGTGGTCGGGCGTGCTGCACGCGGATGCCGAACGCGCGTCGGGCAGCGGTTCGACGCGGCTCGTCGGCTGGCTCGAACGGCTCGGCTGGCCGCTGCGCACGGCCCTGTTCGTCGCGGCGGGCGTGCTGATCGTGTTCGTCGGCGTGTCGGCCGGCCCCGAGTGGCTGTCGATCGCGCGCTGGTCCGCTGCGCTGTCCGGCCACGATGCGCTCGCGCGGATGCTGATCGACCTGCGCATGCCGCGCCTGTTGTGCGCGCTGCTTGCCGGCGCGTTGCTGGCGGTGAGCGGCGTCGCGATGCAAAGCGTCGTGCGCAATCCGCTCGCGGGCCCCGAAGTGCTCGGCGTCACGCAGGGCGCGGGGCTCGTCACGCTGTTCGCGTTGTCGACGTGGCCGCTGATGGGTCATGTGACGCTCGCGGCGGCCGCGCTGATCGGCGGCGGGCTGTCGCTCGCGGTCACGCTCGCGTTGAATCACCGGCATCGCTATGCGCCGCTCGCGGTGGCGCTGACGGGCATCGTGATCGGCGCGCTGTGGACCACGCTCGCGCAATGGCTGATCACGCAGGAAAGCGTGCAGCCCGCGCGCTTCGTCGTATGGCTCGTCGGCGGTACCTATGGGCGGAGCTGGGGCGAAGTGTCGATGCTGCTGCCGTGGTGCGTGCTCGCGGTGCCCGTGTTCGCATGGCTCGCGAAACCGCTCGACATGCTCGCGCTCGGCGACGACCAGGCCGCCGCGCTCGGCCTGCCGGTGGCGGCACTCCGGCCGCTCGCACTGACGATCGCGACGCTCGCCGCGTGCGCGGCCGTCGCGGCGGTCGGGCCGGTCGGTTTCATCGGGTTGATGGCGCCGCACGTCGCGACGATGCTCGGCGCGCGCCGGCACCGGACGCGGCTGTGGCTCGCGGCCGCGTGCGGCGCGCTGATCCTCGGCGCGGCGGATCTCGCGGCGCGTACGGTCGTCGCGCCGCGCGAAGTGCCGGCCGGCGTGCTGACCGCGCTGATCGGCGCGCCGTACCTGCTCGGGCTGCTGATCCTCGAGGGGCGCCGCGCCCGGCGCGCAGGGCGATGA
- the fhuF gene encoding siderophore-iron reductase FhuF: MTPALDGARATRFSAFAPEPFAEHLDVVWLGMPDDAHDAPGRIVVPVSTLPDHREAILDAMVGHYGGDPAQHARALMSQWSKYYFGRAAPAGVVAALTLGRPLDMSPERTFVALDDGMPAALYVPHDALGAPCDDPAPRYAGLVAHLGAVIDLLAAMGRVTPRVLWSNAGNLLDYLLDTYRALPCAADPVRDADWLFGSRCVHGEPNPLRVPVRDTVPRSALLPTPFRARRVCCLRYEIPGETQLCGSCPLLLTMDDAALAGQDAIR, encoded by the coding sequence ATGACGCCCGCGCTCGACGGCGCGCGCGCCACGCGCTTCTCGGCGTTCGCGCCCGAACCGTTCGCCGAACACCTCGACGTCGTCTGGCTCGGCATGCCGGACGACGCGCACGATGCGCCGGGCCGGATCGTCGTACCCGTCAGCACGCTGCCCGATCACCGCGAGGCAATCCTCGACGCGATGGTCGGCCATTACGGCGGCGATCCGGCGCAGCATGCACGCGCGCTGATGTCGCAATGGAGCAAATACTATTTCGGTCGCGCGGCGCCGGCCGGCGTCGTCGCCGCGCTGACGCTCGGCCGGCCGCTCGACATGTCGCCCGAGCGCACATTCGTCGCGCTCGACGACGGGATGCCCGCCGCGCTGTACGTCCCGCACGATGCGCTCGGCGCGCCGTGCGACGACCCGGCGCCCCGCTATGCGGGGCTCGTCGCGCATCTCGGCGCGGTGATCGACCTGCTCGCGGCAATGGGCCGCGTCACGCCGCGCGTGCTGTGGAGCAACGCGGGCAACCTGCTCGACTATCTGCTCGATACGTATCGTGCGCTGCCATGCGCGGCCGATCCCGTCCGCGATGCGGACTGGCTGTTCGGCTCGCGCTGCGTGCACGGCGAGCCGAATCCGCTGCGCGTGCCCGTGCGCGATACCGTGCCGCGCTCGGCGCTGCTGCCGACGCCGTTTCGCGCGCGCCGCGTGTGCTGCCTGCGCTATGAAATTCCTGGAGAAACGCAACTGTGTGGAAGCTGCCCCCTGCTACTGACGATGGACGACGCGGCGCTGGCCGGGCAGGACGCGATCCGGTGA